Below is a genomic region from Tepidiforma bonchosmolovskayae.
CTACGCCATCCCGTCGGATAACCCGTTCGTCGGCCGCGCCGGCGCCCGCCCCGAAATCTGGGCCTACGGCCTCCGCAACCCCTGGCGCTTCAGCTTCGACCGCCAGACCGGCGACCTCTGGATCGCCGATGTCGGCCAGAACGCCCGTGAAGAGGTCGATTTCCAGCCCGCCGGCTCCCCCGGCGGCCAGAACTACGGCTGGAGCATCATGGAAGGCACCGCCTGCTACCGCCCGACCAGCGGCTGCGAGTCCTCCGGTCTCATCCTCCCCGTCTTCGAATACACCCACAGCGACGGCTGCTCGATCACCGGCGGGTACGTCTACCGCGGCGCCGCGTTCCCCGCGCTCCGCGGCGCCTACTTCGCCGCCGACTACTGCACTGGCGCCGCGTGGGCCATCCGCCGCGAGGGCGAACGGGTCCGCGCCGACCGCCTGCCCGACTTCCCGACCGGCATCTCTTCCTTCGGCGAAGACGACGCCGGCGAGCTCTACATCGTCCGCGACCAGCCCGGCACCCTCGAGCGCCTCGTCGTCCGCTGAGCCGCCGCTGCACGCCGGGGTCCGGGGCGCTACGCTATCCGCCGACCCCTGCAACACCCTGGAGTGCACCCATGAAACTCGGCCTCTACCTCGGTTACTCCGGCGCAAAACTCGAACTGCCCGTCGATACCGTCCTCGAAGCCGAACGCCTCGGCTGGGATTCCGTCTGGACCGCCGAAGCCTACGGCTCCGATGCCGTCACCCCGCTCGCCTACCTCGCCGCCCTGACGAAGCGCATCAAGCTCGGCACCGCCATCATGCAGATCCCGGCCCGCACCCCGGCGATGACGGCGATGACGGCCATGACCCTCGATGCCCTCAGCGGCGGCCGCATGCTCGTCGGCCTCGGCCTCAGCGGCCCCCAGGTCGTCGAAGGCTGGCACGGGCAGCCCTACGGCCACCCGGCGGCGCGCCTCCGCGAATACGTCGCCATCCTCCGCAAGATCTGGGCCCGCGAAGAGCCGGTCGAGTTCCACGGCAAGGAGTACAACCTCCCCTACACCGGCCCCGGCGCCACCGGCCTCGGCAAGCCCCTCAAGAGCATCCTCCACGGGCGGAACATGCCCATCTACCTCGCCACCCTCGGCCCCAACAACATCCGCCTCACCGCCGAAATCGCCGACGGCTGGATCCCTGCCTTCTTCTCCCCCTACCGCATGGACGTCTTCCGGCCCGACCTCGAGGCCGGCTTCGCCCGCGCCGGGGGCGGCAAGTCCATGAAGGACTTCGACATCGTCGCCACCTGCAACGTCGTCATCACCGACGACGTCAAGGCCGGCCTCGCCGCCACCAAGCCCGGCATCGCCCTCTACGTCGGCGGCATGGGCGCCCGCCAGAAAAACTTCTACAACGAGCTGATGCAGCGCTACGGCTACACCGAGG
It encodes:
- a CDS encoding LLM class F420-dependent oxidoreductase → MKLGLYLGYSGAKLELPVDTVLEAERLGWDSVWTAEAYGSDAVTPLAYLAALTKRIKLGTAIMQIPARTPAMTAMTAMTLDALSGGRMLVGLGLSGPQVVEGWHGQPYGHPAARLREYVAILRKIWAREEPVEFHGKEYNLPYTGPGATGLGKPLKSILHGRNMPIYLATLGPNNIRLTAEIADGWIPAFFSPYRMDVFRPDLEAGFARAGGGKSMKDFDIVATCNVVITDDVKAGLAATKPGIALYVGGMGARQKNFYNELMQRYGYTEAAARVQELYLAGRKAEAEAAVPDELADEMSLVGPVERIRERYKAWEDSGVGTMLIATRDSRVLQLMAELIGALANTR